TTCACCGAGATAACAAAGAAGTTGACGGGTTCTTACGAGGAGAGGCGCCAGAAACTCCTCACCAATTACATCCCTCGGCTCCGGCAACACATGGGAAGGGAGTACTGCGAGGCGGTCAGGCGCTGCATTCAGTGTGATTTTGGCGGATCGGAGTTTAACGAATCCAGAGGGAaggatcttctcctccagttTGGAGAGCAAGTCGTTGCTCGGTTGCGCGGGTGCTCTATTTAACTACTCGCTACCTGGTAGGTTATACAGCATTGGGCAAGGCATCCAACATTGGCGTCATCGATAATGTAGCCGCATACGCATTTCAAGAAAGCCGCCCTTTGCACTTGCCAAGCAAGAATGCCACGTGTAAGAAATGTGCCTGCGGACTAGTTGGAAGGTGATCGTGCCCTGCCGACGTTCACGCCTGCTCTTGCCCAGCCGGTCTATGGTACGAGACTTGCTTCGTGCCACGCCCAGCACAGCCGGCCAAATAGATATTGTTTCCGTGGTTGCGTGTGGCTCCGCCGACCCCATCAGAAATGCAGGCTCGTCGGGCGAACCATCACGGCTGTCAACACACATGGTAGCTTGTTTAAAAGGCGATATGCCTCACACTACTAGAAAAGCGAGGAAAGGTAGTCGTCTCGGCTTACACCGCCTGACTCCAAAGGTATCATTAGAATAGAGTATCTTGAAGGATGATATATTGCCCTTGCTGCTACGCCTAGATACAGTCGGGTGCTCCGGAGAGCTACACTGGTCCCATCGTCATTGAATCAGCATGATAGACTCGATTTCAGTCTGCGCAAACAGCGTTCAGCACGTGTACTGGACCATATATGCCGGCCAGTCTGGTGCATTGACCTACGTCTGTCAATTTTCTAGGTGCCGAGACTTCTATCTTGTCTCCTTGGCTCTAAGAAATGTCAGCACCAATCGAGCACAGATCGGGTTTGTCACAAGTACGGCACCTGCACACTGTAGTTTGATCCATCTCCGAATAGTCTTTGAAGGAGGTCTTCCAGCCTGGATTGGACCACATATCTTGCCTCCAGATGGGTCAATTCGCTCATGTTAGTTGTAGGTTAGAGCGAAAATAATGGGAATGAATAGTTGATCAAGCAGTCCACAAGGTTTGTGGGGTTTGGAAGCAGTTTGCAAAACAGATGCAAAGTTGCAGACGCGCTCAGTTATAGGCCGATCTACCGCAGTGGATGGAAGCCTGGAGGCGAAACCGGGCACTTTGCACTTCCCACGCGTGGCGCTCATTTATAGGTTGATTTGCCGAATGGGAGCCTCAGGGTGGAACCGGGCACTTTGCACTGCCGCCACGCATGGTCGATGTGCAGGAAAGCGGCGAGAGTACAAAACTAGCCAGGgctcccctcttctccaggCGAGTGAGACGGTATAATCTACAGTCTAAAATTTGTTCTCAAGACGGCGGCATTCGCTGCAGCTTCACTATGGCCAAGAGGAGTGTTTCTTGCCACGAGGGCTTGAGCTCAAGTCCTCTTGACTTCTTCCGCGACATGCTCCGTGAACATGGCCTTGAGCATATTTGGACGGAGCTGGAAGCTAAACTGTCTGACATATTCATCACGCAGGATGGCAATTGTAGACTGGAGATAGTCGAAATAATCCGTGCGCCGCCGCCTGCGACGCGTGAATCCCGCACGTCTGGCGGCGAGGCGAACGTGCAAGGGCGGGCGGCGTCTACGACGGACGAGCTGAACGCAGCCTTGGCCGTATGCGACCCCCTTCCACCTTGGTATTGGGCTTCCGCTGAGCGTGGCAATAAAAACCTGCAGAAGACGCTACCGCTGGGCTCCTCCAGGATATTGTAGGGGACTGTTCTGCACACGTATACGTTTGATGGCTGATGCGTTGCTCTGTAGGATTTTACATCGCTTGAACTCGTGGAGCCGGATAGATGTCACGCTTGAGATGTTTCGACGGATATACGTCTCACAGCAGATCACGCCACAGTTTCTGAGGTTTGTTTCGGGGTTAGGAAGAAAGTTTTTGTCCTCGGACGAAGACTTCATGGCGTGCTACAGCCATTTCTCGCCTTCGAGCCCCGGCAGAGCGTTGCGGAACAGACGCAGCAGGACCACGGAAGACAATCCGGTGTTTGGTATGTAGCTCCATCTTTGTTTCCTCGCAGAGAGGCTGAAAGGCGATCCAAGCCCTCTGCTACAACATCCGTCATTTCGAACGTCACGGACGTGACCTCGAAGATCCGTGGTCTTGCCGCCAGTCCGCCATTCATCAGAAGTACTCCTTCCGGACCGGACGGTCGAGCTGGGTCGTCATACAGCCTCCACTGCTGTTCCAATCGGGCCTGAAAAGCGGTAAACCGACCGACATGTCACATCCTATGAGCCTACATATCCGGTACCTCGCTGCTTCCACCCCATCTTGGAGGGGGTATCTTAACTACATTGCCGAAAAACTACGAACTTTCGTACGTCTGCTGTTGCCCTGATTCAAAGTCGTCAGTGTATTCGGGCATTGTAGAGCCCTTTCAAGCTAACGTGTCGCGACGGACAGGACAGCAATATAGCGATCTGCAAGCCGTATGGCGAGTTTGGGCTTAGTTTCTTGTCCAAGCAGCAGGTTCACCAGCTACAACAGAAGCTGCACCACACCCGCTCGATCCTGAAGAACACACTAAGTACCGTGTCTGCTATAAAGGTGCACGCAGAGGACTTTGCCCAGGCCTGCAACCTCTCTGTGTCCACCCAAAGTGGCTTTCAACGGGAGCTTCGAAGCCTGTCTGGGGAGCTCAAGAACCATCAGGAAACCACACGGAAACTGTTGAGTCTTGCGGATAATATTAGGCTGATGGTAAGACTTGTCCGTTCGGATGTAGTATATCGGTGGTAACCATAATCTTCTTCAAGTATGACGACATCCTGAGGCTTCACGGACAAGAGCTTATGCACCACAGTAGTATGGAGCTGACGCGAATTTCCTACGCCCAATCGGTCGAAACTAAGCTCATGGTCTCGCTCGCTGATAAAACTCGTCAAGATTCCCGGACGATGCGAATAGCGACGGTCATTGCCATGTTGTACTTGCCTGCAAACCTGGTTATGGTATGTTCTCTACATTGTTTTTTGGTTATAGGAAGTCGGTAATGCCGCGATGCTAACCTGGCTAATCGTAGTCGTTCTTCAGTACCACCTTGGTGTGGTTTGACAACACCAGCGAGGCAGCAACTAGTAGTGGCAAGGGGTTTGAGTTGCGAATCCACCGAGAGATTTGGATTGCCATTTTGACAACTGCTGTGCTCGCCGCTTGTACGGTCTTGGTCTCGTCGTGGTGGGAACGAAGAGAGGAAAGGCGCTGCCCCGAGAGGATCTGTTAAAGGGGCGACTGAGGGGATTTTTCACACACGGATTTCCTCCTGGAAATCGGACCGTTGGGACTCTCTTTAAGAAGGTAGAGGAAGCCATGGATTACCTCGGAGGGCCTCGAGGGGAATTCCCGTCACGCTCCGGATCATTTGCTCTAGGGAGTTCCTGTCCCCAATACGTGCCTTCTCCCTTGAAGAGAATTCCACTGATGTCGGGGCGATGAGCTCTTGGACGGTCCATCCTCGAGCAAACCACCTGCATTTCTGAAAAGCCCATGTCCAACTAGGGACGCCGTCGGCGTCTCGCTTGCATGTTGAGACGTCCGCGAGATAGACGTAGCATTTGGCCGCGTTGCGATACCACCTGAACATGGAGTTAATCGCCTCCTGAAGCTCGGAGCTGTTGGACTTGTCGATACAACACGTGTCCACCCAGAAGAATTTCAGCCCGTCACACCCGGCTTGATCTGCGCAGAACCGGATCTTGTCGTAGCCGGGTTTGCTTGCGGCTCTGCCGTCCTCTAGATCTTTGTAGccgacttcctcctcctcgggccCCCACGTGTGTGAAAGCACCGCGTATGGCGGGACTCTGTTGCTGGGCAGGTCCTTCGTTAGGCGGATCCCGCCGGCATCGTCACGTTCCAGGAGGCGTATGGTTCGGGACCGCCGAGGCTCGGCCGGAGGAGAGAAAGGGCGGAGGGGTGGGCGCGACAGATGGACTAGGATGTTTGCGGCCTGCAGGAATAAAACGATTagaagctggagcagatAGCGCGCCGCGATTGTCTGGTGTTGGGATTTATCTTACCGCATAGTTATAAGGGTAACGGATCTAAGAACTCTAGCGGGCTTTGACCGATCGCGATGAGGGGTATGcaggggcagaggaggataGGTAATCTGTTCCgagatgctgctgttgctcgGGAGAGATATAGGACGGCTAACCGCGGTATTATGAGTCTCGGCGGGCTCCCTTACTTTAGTTCCTCGACCCTTTATACCGGGCGTTATTGGATTGGTAGCTAGGTAACACACGTAGGAATACGGGGTCCCGAATTAATTAAAATTTATTAAGGTAGCACTTTGCCGTATACTACTGTACGTTATAAACGGGAGTTCTAATTCCCtatttatttaaaatagTTATAACGGTATATCCCTATGGGCTATAGAGACTCGTAAGACTAAGCTTGGGGCCGATTACCTAGATACGTTAACGAGTATAAATAACCTTGCTTTTATTTAGAAAAGCTAAGGTCGATACTTAAACGCTTTAATATTAATGAAAGACTATACTTAGGCTCGGTAACTACTATTTAGTACAGAGTATCTATATACGCTATTATTTTTGGCTACTGTCGCCAAGTAGAGTAGCTAGAATATATTTTTTAGTTTCGTTTTTATAGTTTACTATATCCGGATAATATATTTCGATCTTTATTTTTACGATACGAGTCTACGATTATATAGCTATCgaattattattatatattgttaaaatacagcttttgtttgtggattttacagtgtatctgagccctgtatattacagggcctcagaggcaatacgatggcttgaatcagcagtgtttagggactgcggttgccggagcggaggctcggcctccggaagcaatccgaggtcccggaaggccgagcgctaaggccggtgccctgcagtagtcaaacggtagcggcaacgtggcctgcagtggtcaaacggtagcagcaacgtggcctgcagtggccaaacggtagcggcaacgtggcctgtaaccttatatttggatagcgcatttagcgggcgttcgggcccaggaaacgcgcgttcaggcccgggaacggaatcaccctcgggaGCAAGTAataggccgatggcctataagacctctgcctcacaccctatccactgtggtattttttttagtctataaggttcaatcaatatactggttcaccacactcatcagtgcctcacaagcctatgttacagtgattctcttctatatattacagggcgccgccctgtaatcctccttccttcagtgccacggcaactgtcgaatgctgcagtcagagtcttcttcgctctcagtgtactgcgccgatagctatttgagcctatatttacaggcctcaatagcacctactTCAACAATTTcctaatatattttttttttaagttTTCGTCTAAATATTTCCGTAGctccttactttatttatcgttagtataataaaccttaaatagccgtagcttagctccttcttttaacttaatttcgTAGTTCTACGGTCTTTACTTTAAAAGCCCCTTTAGATATTTAGCCGTAAAGGTTaagtatcctcgatattttaccggtaccgcctttttcttacccttctttacgttattatagtaaacgtatttattaacctccgatatctttacTAACGTTATTAACCTTATttcttcgatcttaccgcctatattaataaaatatactattactttcTATACTCCTTACGGTAGTATTGTAAAAGGTGCTCGTCCTGCACTTTACTCCGTACGTGCTCCTGATTTTCTATTATTAATTAGATACTTTTAAAGCTTTTTTAGTTGTAAGTAGCTACTATCCTtttaatcgatatttaggttataatctttatactataattaccctaggattatatccttcgagggtcctatatctataatatcgaatataattaatattatttttccttcgactataatatttaaagatAGTATCTTCTTATAGACTTTTTACGTGGGAAATAGACCTTATATAATTATctattccttttttttcttttataatatacgggTTTAATATacgaactatagcgaaattaaatttatttcCGTACTACCGTTTACTAATACTATTATTTAGAGATCCCTTTATATATTCGACGTagtactttatataccttaGTGCGATCTATATAACTTAAAGGCTATTCTTTAATTTAACCGGGTcttaaaccttttataaaatataatcgtttaggtcctCCTATTAGGCCTTTTTTTATTAGActataatccttttaattaactatagtttactttctttacttactttatataccggCTAGtagccgtatagcgacttactttaataatactttatatatctatatataatatattaaaactaaagtactttttaatactccggatacctaagataaagctataccgtatttTCCTTACaaggtatatactatataggtattaatatatcctttagtaacttcgcgatTTTAATATTAGTGACCTTCCTACCTTTTTAGTATTctttttagcttttatataaaaactttataggctataatatattctGTAAAATAGTAATTCTATATTTACTATACTGCctctttaatattatttatttagtaaGTCCTTACGTAAGACCCTCGTTTTTAGCGACCTCCGTAGTAACTTCTATAGCGATCTATACtaattaatcctataatacttatatttaaagatcttcTTTTTTATACTCCGCCTTTAGCTTTTTTAGGGCTTCTTTTACCTTTTAAAACTCCATATTTTTTTATCCggcgtattaattaaagtctttctcggagcttaccgctttactttattagTACCTAATAGttattacctttataaccctcggtcccttcgatatagtaattaatgtaatttcctttttctatTCGAACCGTTTAAGTACTTTATaatcctttttaaagtatcttactttaccgtaattaaaatacttaagaTTATCTCTACCCTAGTTCCGGCCTTAtagcctttattattatatagcgtcgacGTCTATCGGTCCCGAGTATATAATACCGGAGTAGTTAATACTAAGATATCTCCGCTTatatttatcgttaaaacgGTTATTACTAAAGTATTccttatagttattaccgtAGGTACCTTTATTATAGTTCCTTTTTTCTATATAATATTCGAACTACCGATTATCGATTTATATAGCTATAGCGATATACTTATCAATAATATCGGGCCTTAActccttatataacttatcctttacctttttcTTAAAGCTATAGtaaaaaagctatattaatcccttatcgttaatagtattacgtaagctatcgattttaaattaagcCGCGTAGTTAGCcgctaaatatatttaacgtAGGCTTAAAAGCCTCCCCTACGCGCGccttactttattatattcCCTAAATACCTTTTTAAGCTTAACTTTAAAAGTATAGTAGCTTTCGAAATACTTTATAgtaatcttcttttaatACTCCCGCTTTTACTTATAATAatcgtcgaggataggctcgaaCTACGTAAAAGCCTTATCCTTAAGCCTAGTAACCGTAAAGATTACCTTcgacttttcgttaataaactaatttaaatattaacgaaaataggttttaaattaaattaagaACCTTTTAAGCTcggcctttttttctttatagCGTTCCGGCaccgggaacttaatagTCGACTTAAACGTAATCGAGATAACGAAAATTTATTTCCGGGTTTACTAAACCTTATCCTCGAGTTCTTTAAGGCGCTTAATAACCTATTCTACGGTAAAGGGTATATATCTAGAAGGTCCTTCGGTGCTTAAGTTAagcgggacgcctcctatttaaatatttttaggtttggctatagtagtaaaaagacgcttttaacttatccgtaatagagttaaagtaagtatataacgtataacgaacctctatctaaaacctctaaaagggacacTAATTAAAggcacttttaaataatcttaGTCCagtatagctaaataatatataataatagcttatttctattataataatctaaatactaataattataacttatattatatactacggaatTATCTAtttacgccggccagttcctccgtatatatagacccgtagaccgtggaccgttaacttatagacggtcctcggtccgcttctaattggccgatgccggaccgtggaccgtaagccccaccgcggtccccggtccctatcttattagtccgttgcccttctggatcgtaagccccgctcgacggcgcggtctAGTCTTAAttagtccctcgtggccccactatcttccagaaccgtaataatagtatataataatagcttatctctattataatagtttaaatactaacgattataacttatattatatactgcggaactatctatttacaccggccagttcctccgtatatatagacccgtggaccgtggaccgttaatttatagacggtcctcggtccgctcctaattGGCCGAcgccggaccgtggaccaTGAGCcctaccgcggtccccggtccccatcttattagtccgttgcccttttggaccgtaagccccgctcgacggcgcggtctagtcttgattggtccctcgtggccccactgtcttctAGAACCGTGATACCGTATAAcgatttactttaataatactttatatatttatatataatatattaaaactaaagtactttCTAATATTCTAGATACctaaaataaagttataccGTATTTCCCTTATAAggtatatattatataaa
This window of the Podospora pseudoanserina strain CBS 124.78 chromosome 3, whole genome shotgun sequence genome carries:
- the HNWD gene encoding Vegetative incompatibility protein HET-E-1 (COG:D; EggNog:ENOG503PCTP) produces the protein MRNRVPPYAVLSHTWGPEEEEVGYKDLEDGRAASKPGYDKIRFCADQAGCDGLKFFWVDTCCIDKSNSSELQEAINSMFRWYRNAAKCYVYLADVSTCKRDADGVPSWTWAFQKCRWFARGWTVQELIAPTSVEFSSREKARIGDRNSLEQMIRSVTGIPLEALRGNPWLPLPS